The following are from one region of the Silene latifolia isolate original U9 population chromosome 9, ASM4854445v1, whole genome shotgun sequence genome:
- the LOC141599322 gene encoding linoleate 13S-lipoxygenase 2-1, chloroplastic-like isoform X1 codes for MLNSGSYSINKDYSFLCVGHKLPLVIKEGRHRNAVTPATSSRSRSSSSSSLICRKSLHVSARSKQHSQKNVRVSKTAASNNNIEEAEEGGVISLKAIVSVKPTIGGIFSNIGLTRGLDDIADLLGKSLLLGLVSAQLDPKMETEKATIKAYAHRTRNDEGVVNYEAEFKVPAYFGEVGAVVVENEHHKEMYVTQILIHGFILGPLRFTCNSWVHPKSDSPLPRIFFTNKSYLPSQTPSGLKRMRDKELENMRGDGEGERKSFERVYDYDTYNDLGDPDKNVHLARPVLGGPDLPYPRRCRTGRPPSTTDPRSETRSASVYVPRDEQFSEIKGATFSVKTVYSALHAVVPSLESAIVDPELGFPHFTAVDSLYNQGVNVPTLKKHDLTSILPRLVKGIHDIEEHILLFEPPAIFDRNRFSWFSDEEFSRQTLAGLNPYSIKLVTEWPLKSKLDVDIYGPQESAITTELVEKTILGYMTVDEALKQNRLFMLDYHDAFLPYVNKVRELKGTTLYGSRTLFILTSNQTLRPVAIELTRPPSNGKPQWKQVFTPAWDATGSWLWRLAKAHVLAHDAGYHQLISHWLRTHCCTEPYIIATNRQLSAMHPIYRLLHPHFRYTMEINALARQALINAGGIIESSFSFGKYSLELSSVIYDSEWRFDHQALPADLISRGIAVEDPRAPHGLKLHIEDYPFANDGLVLWDILKQWVTDYVNHYYPKSSLVESDNELQAWWTEIRTVGHGDKKDEPWWPNLKTSQDLIHIITTMIWVTSGHHAAVNFGQYGYGGYFPNRPTLTRTNMPTEDPTEEEWKLFSEKPEAVLLKCFPSQIQATRVMTILDVLSTHSPDEEYIGDNMEAAFEEEAGIKAAFEKFSGRLKELEGIIDERNSNEKLKNRNGAGVVPYELLKPVSPPGVTCMGVPNSISI; via the exons ATGTTAAACTCAGGCAGCTACAGCATAAACAAAGACTACTCGTTTCTTTGTGTAGGACACAAGCTCCCCTTGGTAATAAAGGAGGGCCGTCACCGGAATGCTGTTACGCCAGCAACTAGTAGTCGAAgtcgtagtagtagtagtagttcaTTAATTTGCAGGAAATCGCTGCATGTTTCTGCTAGGTCAAAACAACATTCACAAAAAAACGTTAGGGTAAGCAAAACCGCCGcaagtaataataatattgagGAAGCTGAGGAAGGTGGTGTAATTAGTTTAAAGGCAATAGTAAGTGTGAAACCTACTATTGGAGGTATTTTCTCCAATATCGGTCTTACACGTGGCCTTGACGATATTGCGGATTTACTTGGTAAATCCTTGTTATTAGGCCTCGTCAGTGCTCAACTTGACCCAA AGATGGAAACGGAAAAGGCAACAATAAAAGCATACGCACATCGGACTAGGAACGACGAGGGCGTGGTGAACTATGAGGCGGAATTTAAGGTACCGGCGTACTTTGGAGAGGTGGGCGCGGTGGTTGTCGAAAATGAACATCACAAAGAGATGTACGTCACCCAAATACTCATCCATGGCTTCATTCTCGGCCCTCTACGTTTTACTTGTAATTCATGGGTCCACCCCAAATCCGACTCCCCTCTTCCAAGGATCTTCTTCACCAATAAg TCATACTTACCATCACAAACTCCAAGCGGATTGAAAAGGATGCGGGACAAAGAATTGGAGAATATGAGAGGTGATGGGGAAGGAGAACGCAAGTCCTTTGAGAGAGTTTATGACTATGACACTTACAATGACCTTGGAGACCCGGACAAAAATGTTCACTTGGCTAGACCCGTTTTGGGTGGTCCGGACCTTCCTTATCCCAGACGTTGTAGAACTGGTCGTCCTCCTTCAACCACAG ATCCTCGATCAGAAACAAGAAGTGCTTCCGTGTATGTACCTAGAGACGAACAATTTTCGGAAATTAAGGGGGCAACATTTTCAGTGAAGACAGTTTACTCCGCCTTACATGCTGTTGTACCATCTCTGGAGAGTGCCATTGTTGATCCTGAACTTGGTTTTCCACATTTTACGGCCGTTGATTCGCTTTACAATCAAGGAGTGAACGTACCTACTCTCAAAAAGCATGACCTCACTTCTATTTTGCCTAGACTTGTCAAAGGCATCCATGACATTGAAGAACACATTCTTCTTTTCGAGCCTCCTGCTATCTTTGATC GGAATAGATTCTCTTGGTTTAGTGACGAGGAGTTTTCTCGTCAAACACTTGCTGGTCTTAATCCGTATAGCATCAAGTTAGTCACG GAATGGCCCCTGAAGAGTAAATTGGATGTCGACATTTACGGCCCCCAGGAATCAGCTATTACAACAGAGTTGGTAGAGAAGACAATCTTAGGTTACATGACTGTTGATGAG GCATTGAAACAAAACAGGTTGTTTATGCTGGACTACCATGATGCATTTTTACCTTATGTAAACAAAGTGAGGGAGCTCAAAGGCACAACTTTGTATGGGTCGCGCACCTTATTCATCCTTACCAGCAATCAAACTCTACGACCTGTAGCCATCGAGCTAACCCGACCACCAAGCAACGGAAAACCACAATGGAAGCAAGTTTTTACTCCCGCTTGGGACGCTACTGGATCCTGGCTTTGGAGACTTGCTAAGGCTCATGTCCTTGCCCATGATGCCGGATACCATCAACTCATCTCTCACTG GCTAAGAACACATTGCTGCACAGAACCATACATAATTGCAACAAATAGACAATTGAGTGCAATGCATCCAATCTATAGACTGTTGCATCCTCATTTTCGGTACACCATGGAAATCAATGCGCTTGCTCGACAAGCTTTGATTAATGCAGGTGGTATCATTGAGAGCTCCTTTTCATTTGGGAAGTACTCACTTGAGCTGAGTTCTGTTATCTATGATTCCGAGTGGAGATTTGACCATCAAGCTTTGCCAGCTGATCTCATTAGCAG AGGAATAGCAGTTGAAGATCCAAGAGCACcacatggactaaagttacacatagAGGACTATCCATTCGCGAATGATGGGTTAGTGCTATGGGACATCCTTAAGCAATGGGTGACAGATTATGTCAATCACTACTACCCTAAATCAAGCCTAGTCGAATCCGACAATGAGCTCCAAGCATGGTGGACAGAGATAAGAACAGTAGGTCACGGCGACAAGAAGGACGAACCATGGTGGCCTAATCTCAAGACCTCACAGGACCTTATTCATATCATTACCACCATGATTTGGGTGACTTCAGGGCATCATGCCGCAGTAAACTTCGGACAATACGGTTATGGAGGGTATTTCCCTAATAGACCAACCCTAACTAGGACGAATATGCCTACAGAAGACCCGACTGAAGAAGAATGGAAATTGTTCTCCGAGAAACCAGAGGCAGTACTCCTTAAATGTTTTCCTTCTCAAATACAAGCAACACGGGTTATGACGATATTGGACGTACTTTCAACTCATTCACCAGATGAGGAGTATATAGGGGACAACATGGAGGCAGCATTTGAAGAAGAAGCCGGAATTAAGGcggcttttgagaaatttagtgggagattgAAGGAGTTAGAAGGGATTATCGATGAGAGGAACAGTAATGAGAAGTTGAAGAACAGGAATGGAGCTGGTGTTGTGCCTTACGAGTTGTTGAAGCCGGTGTCTCCACCTGGCGTCACTTGTATGGGAGTTCCTAACAGTATTTCCATATAA
- the LOC141599322 gene encoding linoleate 13S-lipoxygenase 2-1, chloroplastic-like isoform X2 gives METEKATIKAYAHRTRNDEGVVNYEAEFKVPAYFGEVGAVVVENEHHKEMYVTQILIHGFILGPLRFTCNSWVHPKSDSPLPRIFFTNKSYLPSQTPSGLKRMRDKELENMRGDGEGERKSFERVYDYDTYNDLGDPDKNVHLARPVLGGPDLPYPRRCRTGRPPSTTDPRSETRSASVYVPRDEQFSEIKGATFSVKTVYSALHAVVPSLESAIVDPELGFPHFTAVDSLYNQGVNVPTLKKHDLTSILPRLVKGIHDIEEHILLFEPPAIFDRNRFSWFSDEEFSRQTLAGLNPYSIKLVTEWPLKSKLDVDIYGPQESAITTELVEKTILGYMTVDEALKQNRLFMLDYHDAFLPYVNKVRELKGTTLYGSRTLFILTSNQTLRPVAIELTRPPSNGKPQWKQVFTPAWDATGSWLWRLAKAHVLAHDAGYHQLISHWLRTHCCTEPYIIATNRQLSAMHPIYRLLHPHFRYTMEINALARQALINAGGIIESSFSFGKYSLELSSVIYDSEWRFDHQALPADLISRGIAVEDPRAPHGLKLHIEDYPFANDGLVLWDILKQWVTDYVNHYYPKSSLVESDNELQAWWTEIRTVGHGDKKDEPWWPNLKTSQDLIHIITTMIWVTSGHHAAVNFGQYGYGGYFPNRPTLTRTNMPTEDPTEEEWKLFSEKPEAVLLKCFPSQIQATRVMTILDVLSTHSPDEEYIGDNMEAAFEEEAGIKAAFEKFSGRLKELEGIIDERNSNEKLKNRNGAGVVPYELLKPVSPPGVTCMGVPNSISI, from the exons ATGGAAACGGAAAAGGCAACAATAAAAGCATACGCACATCGGACTAGGAACGACGAGGGCGTGGTGAACTATGAGGCGGAATTTAAGGTACCGGCGTACTTTGGAGAGGTGGGCGCGGTGGTTGTCGAAAATGAACATCACAAAGAGATGTACGTCACCCAAATACTCATCCATGGCTTCATTCTCGGCCCTCTACGTTTTACTTGTAATTCATGGGTCCACCCCAAATCCGACTCCCCTCTTCCAAGGATCTTCTTCACCAATAAg TCATACTTACCATCACAAACTCCAAGCGGATTGAAAAGGATGCGGGACAAAGAATTGGAGAATATGAGAGGTGATGGGGAAGGAGAACGCAAGTCCTTTGAGAGAGTTTATGACTATGACACTTACAATGACCTTGGAGACCCGGACAAAAATGTTCACTTGGCTAGACCCGTTTTGGGTGGTCCGGACCTTCCTTATCCCAGACGTTGTAGAACTGGTCGTCCTCCTTCAACCACAG ATCCTCGATCAGAAACAAGAAGTGCTTCCGTGTATGTACCTAGAGACGAACAATTTTCGGAAATTAAGGGGGCAACATTTTCAGTGAAGACAGTTTACTCCGCCTTACATGCTGTTGTACCATCTCTGGAGAGTGCCATTGTTGATCCTGAACTTGGTTTTCCACATTTTACGGCCGTTGATTCGCTTTACAATCAAGGAGTGAACGTACCTACTCTCAAAAAGCATGACCTCACTTCTATTTTGCCTAGACTTGTCAAAGGCATCCATGACATTGAAGAACACATTCTTCTTTTCGAGCCTCCTGCTATCTTTGATC GGAATAGATTCTCTTGGTTTAGTGACGAGGAGTTTTCTCGTCAAACACTTGCTGGTCTTAATCCGTATAGCATCAAGTTAGTCACG GAATGGCCCCTGAAGAGTAAATTGGATGTCGACATTTACGGCCCCCAGGAATCAGCTATTACAACAGAGTTGGTAGAGAAGACAATCTTAGGTTACATGACTGTTGATGAG GCATTGAAACAAAACAGGTTGTTTATGCTGGACTACCATGATGCATTTTTACCTTATGTAAACAAAGTGAGGGAGCTCAAAGGCACAACTTTGTATGGGTCGCGCACCTTATTCATCCTTACCAGCAATCAAACTCTACGACCTGTAGCCATCGAGCTAACCCGACCACCAAGCAACGGAAAACCACAATGGAAGCAAGTTTTTACTCCCGCTTGGGACGCTACTGGATCCTGGCTTTGGAGACTTGCTAAGGCTCATGTCCTTGCCCATGATGCCGGATACCATCAACTCATCTCTCACTG GCTAAGAACACATTGCTGCACAGAACCATACATAATTGCAACAAATAGACAATTGAGTGCAATGCATCCAATCTATAGACTGTTGCATCCTCATTTTCGGTACACCATGGAAATCAATGCGCTTGCTCGACAAGCTTTGATTAATGCAGGTGGTATCATTGAGAGCTCCTTTTCATTTGGGAAGTACTCACTTGAGCTGAGTTCTGTTATCTATGATTCCGAGTGGAGATTTGACCATCAAGCTTTGCCAGCTGATCTCATTAGCAG AGGAATAGCAGTTGAAGATCCAAGAGCACcacatggactaaagttacacatagAGGACTATCCATTCGCGAATGATGGGTTAGTGCTATGGGACATCCTTAAGCAATGGGTGACAGATTATGTCAATCACTACTACCCTAAATCAAGCCTAGTCGAATCCGACAATGAGCTCCAAGCATGGTGGACAGAGATAAGAACAGTAGGTCACGGCGACAAGAAGGACGAACCATGGTGGCCTAATCTCAAGACCTCACAGGACCTTATTCATATCATTACCACCATGATTTGGGTGACTTCAGGGCATCATGCCGCAGTAAACTTCGGACAATACGGTTATGGAGGGTATTTCCCTAATAGACCAACCCTAACTAGGACGAATATGCCTACAGAAGACCCGACTGAAGAAGAATGGAAATTGTTCTCCGAGAAACCAGAGGCAGTACTCCTTAAATGTTTTCCTTCTCAAATACAAGCAACACGGGTTATGACGATATTGGACGTACTTTCAACTCATTCACCAGATGAGGAGTATATAGGGGACAACATGGAGGCAGCATTTGAAGAAGAAGCCGGAATTAAGGcggcttttgagaaatttagtgggagattgAAGGAGTTAGAAGGGATTATCGATGAGAGGAACAGTAATGAGAAGTTGAAGAACAGGAATGGAGCTGGTGTTGTGCCTTACGAGTTGTTGAAGCCGGTGTCTCCACCTGGCGTCACTTGTATGGGAGTTCCTAACAGTATTTCCATATAA